A single window of Anaerocolumna chitinilytica DNA harbors:
- a CDS encoding substrate-binding domain-containing protein, translating into MKKMIAVLLCLMMVVSLAGCGTKDSSGSKGGKVDVGIVLPTKDEPRWLQDKAKFEEVIKKSNKSVEVLFSQGSSANEKTNVETLINKGIKVLIICAQDAAAAAETVKEAKDAGITVIAYDRLITGTDAVDYYVTFDSLAVGAAMGQYLADNATGTGNPLYLYAGAATDNNAFLFFQGAWNILQPKIADGTFVIKNSSEAVGLQATKDLSHEQLASIIGQVTTNWDFNEAKSKAEAHLTAVTAADKGKCYVLAPNDGTARSIADVFAADADVSQYFITGQDSEKASVQYVIDGKQSMTVFKDTRTLATDAMNMAISVIDGKTPATDTTYNNGNKDVPAKQTPIVVVTKDNVKAALIDSGYYQASDFTGLQ; encoded by the coding sequence ATGAAAAAAATGATAGCAGTGCTGTTATGCCTTATGATGGTAGTGTCATTGGCAGGGTGCGGCACCAAAGACAGCTCAGGCAGCAAGGGCGGAAAAGTAGATGTAGGTATCGTACTTCCTACAAAGGATGAACCCAGATGGTTACAGGACAAGGCAAAATTCGAAGAAGTAATCAAGAAATCCAACAAATCTGTAGAAGTTTTATTCAGCCAGGGTTCCTCAGCTAATGAGAAAACAAACGTTGAAACTTTAATCAATAAAGGTATCAAAGTATTAATTATCTGTGCTCAGGATGCTGCTGCCGCAGCAGAAACTGTGAAAGAAGCAAAAGATGCCGGAATAACAGTTATCGCATATGACAGATTAATCACCGGAACCGATGCAGTTGATTATTATGTAACTTTCGACAGCTTAGCTGTTGGTGCTGCTATGGGTCAGTATCTTGCTGACAATGCAACCGGTACTGGAAATCCTCTTTATCTGTATGCAGGTGCTGCAACCGATAACAACGCTTTCCTTTTCTTCCAGGGTGCATGGAATATTTTACAGCCTAAGATTGCTGACGGAACATTCGTAATCAAGAATTCCTCAGAAGCTGTTGGCTTACAGGCAACGAAAGATCTCTCCCATGAGCAGTTAGCATCCATTATCGGACAGGTAACTACCAACTGGGATTTCAATGAAGCAAAATCCAAAGCAGAAGCTCACTTAACAGCAGTTACTGCAGCTGATAAAGGCAAATGCTATGTATTAGCTCCTAACGATGGTACAGCACGTTCTATCGCTGATGTATTTGCAGCAGATGCAGATGTTTCTCAGTACTTCATTACCGGACAGGATTCTGAAAAAGCTTCCGTTCAGTATGTAATCGACGGAAAACAGTCCATGACAGTATTTAAAGATACACGTACACTTGCAACAGATGCTATGAATATGGCTATTTCCGTAATCGACGGAAAAACACCTGCTACAGATACTACTTATAACAACGGAAATAAAGATGTTCCTGCTAAACAGACACCTATCGTTGTTGTAACAAAGGATAATGTAAAAGCAGCATTAATTGATTCCGGATACTATCAGGCATCTGATTTTACAGGATTACAATAA
- a CDS encoding ATP-binding cassette domain-containing protein: MSDYILEMRNIVKEFPGVKALSNVNFKVKRGEIHCLVGENGAGKSTLMKVLSGVYPFGTYGGDIVYNGDIVQFKSIADSETAGIAIIYQELALIPELSVYENIYFGHEIMEGRLINWNQTIVEASKMLKKVRLNINPSTKIKDLGVGNRQLVEIAKALSKNVKLLILDEPTAALNEDDSANLLDLLRELKEQGVTSIMISHKLKEIVSIADTVTVLRDGSTICSIDAKEQTITEQDIIKYMVGREIENIYPKREKYQGGEVCLEVKNWTVTDQEAGREILHDVNIKVRKGEIVGIAGLMGAGRTEFALSIFGNTPGYKISSGQVFVDGKEKQLKHPREAMDAGIAYVTEDRKGNGLVLIQDIKYNTTIANLDKLTEGLVINENEEITVANDLKKSIGIKAPSIKQYVGNLSGGNQQKVSLAKWLFVGPKVLILDEPTRGIDVGAKFEIYSLMNRLVEEGMSIIMISSELLEVLGMSDRIYVMSEGTITGEVLAEEATEQKIMAMATRVK, translated from the coding sequence ATGAGTGACTATATTTTAGAAATGCGGAATATTGTCAAAGAATTTCCCGGTGTAAAAGCTTTGAGCAATGTTAATTTCAAAGTTAAACGCGGAGAAATTCATTGCCTTGTCGGGGAAAACGGAGCCGGCAAGTCCACCCTCATGAAGGTATTATCAGGGGTATACCCCTTCGGCACCTATGGCGGTGATATCGTTTATAACGGAGATATTGTACAGTTTAAATCTATTGCAGACAGTGAGACTGCAGGTATAGCAATTATTTATCAGGAGCTTGCATTAATTCCTGAACTTAGTGTTTATGAGAATATATACTTCGGACATGAAATCATGGAAGGAAGATTAATTAACTGGAACCAGACAATCGTAGAAGCCAGTAAAATGCTGAAAAAGGTAAGGTTAAATATTAATCCTTCTACTAAAATAAAGGATTTAGGTGTTGGTAACAGACAGCTCGTAGAAATAGCAAAGGCTTTAAGCAAGAATGTAAAGTTGTTAATTCTGGATGAACCAACAGCAGCATTAAATGAAGATGACAGTGCCAATCTTCTTGACCTGTTAAGAGAATTAAAAGAGCAGGGTGTTACCAGTATTATGATATCCCATAAATTAAAAGAAATTGTATCCATCGCAGATACAGTAACTGTATTAAGAGACGGTTCCACAATCTGTTCCATCGATGCAAAGGAACAGACGATTACGGAGCAGGATATTATCAAATACATGGTAGGAAGAGAAATAGAAAATATCTATCCTAAGAGAGAGAAATACCAGGGAGGAGAAGTATGTCTTGAGGTTAAGAACTGGACAGTAACTGACCAGGAAGCCGGCAGAGAAATCCTTCATGATGTTAATATAAAAGTTCGTAAAGGTGAAATCGTAGGAATTGCAGGACTTATGGGTGCGGGCAGAACAGAATTTGCCTTAAGTATCTTCGGTAATACTCCCGGCTACAAGATTTCAAGCGGACAGGTATTTGTAGATGGTAAAGAAAAGCAGTTAAAACACCCAAGGGAAGCCATGGATGCCGGTATTGCTTATGTAACTGAAGACAGAAAAGGAAATGGTCTTGTTCTTATCCAGGACATTAAATATAACACAACGATTGCCAATCTTGATAAATTAACAGAAGGCCTTGTCATTAACGAAAACGAAGAGATTACAGTTGCAAATGATCTCAAGAAGTCCATTGGTATAAAGGCTCCTTCCATTAAGCAATATGTCGGAAATTTAAGCGGTGGTAATCAGCAGAAGGTTTCCCTTGCTAAATGGCTCTTTGTTGGACCCAAGGTATTAATCCTTGACGAGCCTACAAGAGGTATTGATGTAGGTGCGAAATTCGAAATCTATTCCTTAATGAATCGTTTGGTGGAAGAGGGTATGAGCATCATTATGATTTCTTCTGAACTTCTTGAGGTACTTGGTATGAGTGATAGAATCTACGTAATGTCAGAAGGTACTATAACCGGAGAAGTATTGGCAGAAGAGGCAACAGAACAGAAAATCATGGCAATGGCTACAAGAGTAAAGTAG